GAAATCATCCGTAAGCTCGTAGTTTGCAAAGACTGGTTCGCAAACTGGTAGCATCTTTAGGGCAAATGGTCGTAATGCTTCATCTGCCATTATCATATCGAACTCGTTGCAGATTACCTTGAAAACAGTATCGAACTTGGAGAAGTGCAAGCCTTCAAAGAGGATGTAGTTGGCAATCTCATCACACTGAGGAAGCGTGTTTCCTGCCATGAATGCCCCTTCATACGCATTGGCAGCAAGTCGGGAACGGTGATGGATAAATACCTTGTCGCCAGAATGTTCGGGGAAACTAGTATTTAGGAGTTCTTTCAATCGAAGGGTGAAATACGAAAGGTTTTTTGGTGGTGTTTTCATTAAATATTGTATTTAAACCCTAAATATAGAACAGCTTTGACAGGTTTTAAAAGGGGTGGTTTTCGATGGCGTAGATTGTCCTTTTTTGACTTTAGGATGGTAATTATGCAAATTTAAAGTTTATTTTTGCACCTTTATTAATAACAATTTATAATATACAAATGAAAGACCTACTCGAAAAGATTTCCTCAGAGATTGAAACATTCAAAACGGATGCAGAAATGCAACTGGAAAAAGGAAATAAAGCGGCTGGAACAAGAGCCCGTAAATCTACATTGGCACTGGAAAAACTTTTAAAGGAGTTTAGAAAAGCCTCTTTGGAAGCTTCAAAAGGCTAAAATAAAACCCTCTGGAATTTCCAGAGGGTTTATTGTTTGTTTAGAATTTGGAGCATCCTGCCAAGCTCCACATCCATTTTGGAAAAGGCAAACCATTTCTTCCCCAAATCCTTCAGTGAAGCTCCAATATGATAGAGTTCGGTAGTATCGATAATCAAAAAACGGTCGTGGGCATCGGAGAAAATTTCCACCTCAATTGAAGGATACTGGCTGTTGTATCGTTGCAGGTCCAATCTTAACTGGTTGGAGATGGTCTTGCTATAAATAGTCGCTGTCACGTTGTCGTTTCGTTTGCCCAATAAGGTCAGTACAGTATCATCCACATAATTATCAATCACGATTATGGAACTTTTGGCACTGCGGATAATATCCGCAACAAAAGTATAGGCATCGAAAATCTGCCCATTGTAGAAAACACCTTTTTCACTGTGTAGTTTGCCACTTTCCAATGCCTTAAAGATGTCTTCAAATTTTTGCTCTGATTCCAATTGTTTGAGTTCTATTTTATCCAGACGGTAAAACAAGGAAGCATTGCCAATCAGCATTTTGCGCATCTCTACAAAAGCATTCATAATTTCAATGCTCACTTTTATGGCTATATCGCTTCGTAGTACGGCAGAAAGCATCGCAATTCCGGATTCGCCGAAAACATAGGGTAAATAGCGTCTTCCCCCGTAATTCAAATTTGAGGTCACAGATTGTGACCTCAAGTTGATGGTATCATATTCATCTTGTGTCAACTGAAAACAAAAGTGCTCAGGAAACCTTTCTCTGTTACGTTTTACAGCTTGGTTGAAAACTTTGGTTGCTACCTGATAAATCCGTGCCAAATCACTATCGAGCATCACCTGTTGTCCTCGAATGGTATAAATTTGGCTTTCAATTTCTTGACGGGTTATAATCGGATTATGCTCCATTATTTTTTATAGCTTTTGTTTTTTTCAAATTCAAAGGAGCTTTCGGCTTTCTCATTCAGTACGATGTAGGCATTGAATTTCTTTCCAGCCTTGCTTTTCATTCCTTTGATAAGAGCCGTTTTACCTGTATTGATTAGGCTTTCAATATCTATTATGCTAATCTGAACACCACACACATTGCGGAACTGTAGCCAACTGCATGTCTCATCAGGGCATTTGACGATTTTATCCCTAATAATGAGCTGTTGCGCTTTGCATTTAGGACAGACAAGCTTGGGTAGATTCATCTGTGCTATGGAAGTTTGCAACAGCTCATGGGTAATGGATGTTGCATAGGTTTCCATTTCTTTTTGAAAAGCCCCAACATCAGCCTCATTATTTTCAATTTTCTGTAAAGCAAGTTCCCACTGGGCACTCATGGCTACATCTGCAATTTTTTTGTCCTTAACCAATTCATACACCTGCAAGCCTTTACCAGTAGGAATCAGTGATTTCTTTTCCCTTTGGATATAATTGCGACTGAACAAGGTTTCTATGATAGCGGCTCTTGTAGCGGGTGTACCGATACCAAGGTTTTGTAATGCCTTACGCTCCTGCTCGTTCTCAATCTCCCCTCCTGCGCTTTCCATAGCTGATAAAAGTCCTGCTTCGGTATAGAGAGCGGGCGGTCTGGTTTTCTTTTCTAAAACGGTAGCTTCTTTTATTTTAAGTGCGTCTTCTTTTTTTAGTTCGGGCAATTCTTGCAGGGGTTCAGTATCCTCGAAGAAACTACCTTTAATAGCTCTCCAACCAGGTTCCAATACTTTGCAACCTTTCAAGGCAAAATCATAGTGCAATACCTGTAGGGTAACGTCGGTTACCTCTTTGGTACAGACCCCAGAAACCGCTTCGAGCAGTCGAAGGGCAATCATATCGTAAAGCGCATTTTCCTTTGCCGATAATGCCGAAGGGATTTTGCCCGTAATCAACAGACCATGATGGTCGGTTACCCGAAGGTCGTTCACGATACGTTTATTGAACCGTCCAAATTTTATTTTGCTGACAGCCTCCTTACAGGAATCTTTGTCCTGCAAAGCCCTGATAAGATGTGGTATTTCAGGCCATACATCCTCTGGTATGTATTTACTTCCGGTTCTAGGATAGGTGATGAATTTCTTTTCATAAAGGCTTTGGGCAAGACTTAGGGTTTGCTCGGCAGAAAAGTTTAGTTTCTTGTTTGCCTCTTTTTGAAGTCCCGTTAAATCAAATAGCAAAGGTGGTTGTTGGGTAATGGTTTTACTTTCTGCGGATATAACCGTAGCTGTGTTCCCATTTCTTTGTATGGACTTAAGAATATCTGTTACCTCATTTTTAGTATCCCATTTCGAAATGGAAAGGCTTTTAAAATCAGTGAACCCTTTGGTATGCGTGAGCTCTAATTGCCAGTATTTCTGTATCGCGAACTTTTTGTTTTCCTGATAACGCCTGCATATTAAAGCGAGTGTTGGTGTCTGTACTCTTCCCAGTGAATAAACACCGTTACCTGCTGCAATACTGAGTGCCTGTGATGCATTGATGCCAACTAACCAGTCCGCACGGCTTCTGCCTTGTGCGGACCTGTATAGACCATCAAAATCATGTCCGGGTTTCAGATTGTCAAATCCCTGTCTTATGGCTTTTTCCGTAAGGGAGCTGATCCAAAGGCGCTCAAAGGGTTTGTTGCATTTGAGGTACTCATAGATGTAACGGAATATGAGTTCTCCTTCACGTCCAGCATCGGTAGCGACAATAATCCCATCGCATCTGGTAAGGACGTGCTCAATGACTTTCAGTTGCTTTAAGGCACCTTTATCTGCTGTATAGCCTTTGTCCTTTTTTACTTTCCGTACCTTTAGTAAAAAGGGATTGGGTAGTATGGGTAGAACTTCTTTCTGAAATCCAGATATACCATAATCCTCTGGCATGCCCAATTGGATTAAATGGCCAAATGCCCAAGTTACTAAATAGCCACCGCCCATCAGGTAGCCTTCTCTTTTTTCTGTAGCTCCCAATAGGAAAGCTATTTCACGTGCCACACTTGGCTTTTCTGCAATGACGGCTTTCATCTCTTAACGTATTTGGATATTTATACTTTTCTTCCTTTGGATTTAGCAGGTACTTTGGGCTTTTCCTGTTCTTGTTGCTGTTTCTTGCTATCGGGATTTTTTTGCCCCGATTTCAAAGGTTCTTTGGTGTGCTTGGTCGCTTCATTGGTTTTGCCTTCTGAATTGACCGCTGTTTGTGTTTTATGAGCCTCGGTGGGCTTCGCTTGTTCCTTCAGCTTATTGGGGTGCTGGAAAGTGAAGTCTGCTTTATTGGTTTCCTTATTAAGGGTGATATAGCCTTGGTATTTTTCTCCTTTCTTGTCTATTAAGTTATCCAAGTATATGGTCTGACCGTCTTTGAATTTTTGGTATTGGGCATCGTCTAGTTCTTTCCCCCTGAAAACCTTGGGCACTTCATTGGATTGGTTTTGTTGGTTGTTCTGGCCGTTGCTTTGCGATTGCTGATTGGAGTTGCTTCTGTCAAAAAGAAATTCCACATAACGCTTGTCGGCATTGAACTGAACGGAGGCGTTGAATGGATCTCCCTTTTTGGAAGTCATGCCTTCGATGTAAAGTGGTTTGCCTTCCATTAAGGTTTGCTTTTGCTGCTCGTCCAATTTTACATCTTTGATATGTTCGGGGATTTTTATATATTCTGTTCTGAGGGCTACCAGCTCATTGGTGAGCCTGTCCACACTGATAATGGATGGGATGGTTTCGCCTGTCTTGGGATTGGTCAGATTGACCACCCGTCCCATATTTCCTGTTTGGAGCAGATTGTCCTTATCTTCCTTGCTAAATTCATGTCCGAAGAAAGGAAAGTTCAAATTGGGTGTTCTTCGGATGCCATGGATGGCCACTACAACCTGTCCCTCATCATTGGCTTGCAGGGATAGTCTAGCATCCATACGGGTTATGGCTCTACCTAGATTAAGACTTACTGGCACAAGTTCGTTGGTTTTGTACCCTCTAAGTAACGGGTCAAGCAGGTTCATCTTTTCAAGTTTTTCTTTACTTAATCCCAGATTTTTCATGGTCTCCCAATCTATTTGTTCTGGCTGGTAGCGGTACTCGCTTGTTTCGGGTGTTGTTTGCGTTGTTTCCATATTATTTTTATTTACTTGTTTTTGTTCAGCTTTTAACTCAGCTTTTTTAAAAAATTCTTTGTTCTCTGGCGTTGGATTATCTATCCGTCTTTGCAATTCTTCCGCTATTTCAACGGCGAAGTTTGCGGGTCCATTGAAAAATGAGAATTTGGTAGGGTTTTTTAGTTGACTTACGAAGTTGGTAAAGAAGTTGGAGAGGAAATCGCCATGCTTGTCCACGCGCATAAACTGGTTCTGGTTCTTTTTAGTGGCATCCACGGTTTCCAGCTTGCCGTTTTCATCGATGCCCTTTACTGCCTGGATTTTCTTTTTCTCCTTATCCAGTACCAACAAGATCTCCGATAATTGTTCAGGAGCTTCTTGCTTTTCTACATTTTGATCGCTCATAATCTGATATTTTAAAATTCAATTCCCAAAGTAAATAAAGCATTCACCTTCTTCCCTTAGTTGGCTCTAGTTGGCAACATGTGTCATTTCTTGGCTTTCGATTTGGATATGGGCGTAGTGAAACACTCCCGTAGGAACTGATGTATATCTGATAATTTGTAGTATAGTTTTCCGCTTATGGTATAGTAGGGTAATTTCCCAGAAGACCGGTATCGCTGAAGGGAACGGGGACTGATTTTTAGCATTTGAAGCAGGTCTTGGTTGTCCAAAAGTTCCTCACCGTCAATACTAGCGTGGTGTTTTCTAGCACCGTTGATATCTTCGCTAAGGATGTCCAGGCGGTTCATGATGCGCTCCATCCATGCTGTAAATTCCATTTTATCGATATTCATACTTAAGCCTTTTAATGTTGTCTGTACAAAATTGAAGCCTTTGACGCTGATTGTCTGCCAAGCCTTGCCCATTGAAAAAGCGATTTCTTGAAATTTTTACAATCGAAATAATATGTTGAAATACAGGGGTTTTATTTTTGTTGAAGCAAATAAAATGAAATGGAATGGGCGTTTTGCCAATGGGTAGTTATGGGCATAAAAAAGGCAGTGAAGGGAAACACTGCTCTGATTTGAAGATATGAAACGAAGGACTACAATCCTTTGTTCATATATTCTTCCAATGAAGATTTAAGTTCGTCTAAAAATGCGGTTTTTGAACCGGCACGGTCCTTCATACGGTGAAAGGCATGGTGGATATCGCCCAAAGGGGTGCGAAATAGGATCTGAAAGACCAGACTAATCTTTCTAATACCTATTTTTCCATGCGAGATGGCACCAGATACATATAGGGCATAAATGAGCTCAATTAGGGCATTCTTTGAATCTGTCCAGAAAACATCCTTTGCGGTTGCTGGGGTTTCTGGGGAAAATGGCCCTTGTATCTCATCAGGCGTAATGCGTGAAAGAAGATAGGTATAGAGCAGTTCATTGGCAATGATATGGGACACTTTATAATCGTAATAGGTAGAGAATTGGGAATCTATTTCAAAAACAAAACTGTTTAATCCTATAGGAAGGTTTAGTTTTCCCAATCGAAAGAACTCATGGTCACGGTCTGTTCTCCCGGTTTTATAATACCGATAAAAATCAGAATTACGGATGTAATCCTTATATTCTTGTTTTAATAGTTGCAGCTCATTTGAGAAATAATCATGGTACATTTTTCCATTGTTTACCGGACAGCCACTTTCGATTCGATATACTTTATTGTAATAAATTAGTTTACCTAATACTTGAGGCTTGATTTTCCTAAAAAAATCGATCTCATCATTGGGTGTGTTAAAACCGGAAGCCTGGACCTTTTTTTTCAAATCTGATAATAACTCCCGTAAAAAAATAGTCATTTGATAGCACTCTTCAATAATGGATGCTGCTTTTAAACTTAGTGCTTCTTCATGTTTGCTAATACTCAAAAGAGTATTTTTATAAATAGAATGCGTCATATGGTAATGTTTTTAAGTAAAACGGCAATCTCCATAGCGCTCCTGGTCTTATATACTGGTCATCTTTCTGCGATAGGCCAAAGGTGATACTGCTGTTTGTCTTTTGAAAAAGCGACCAAATGATCTAGGGGTGCCAAAGTGTAGCCGCTTACAAATGTTTTTTATAGTTAAATTATTTTGAAGCAAAAACGTAGCTTCTTCGATAATAAACCCATTTATGTGCTGTTTGCTTGTCTTACCAGTGATTTGTTTTAGGGTTTTGCTTAGGTGTTCTGGGGTTACCGTAAGATGTGTGGCGTAAAACCGTACGCCATGTTGCTTTTTAAAGTGTTTTGATAGGAGATCAAAAAAGCGGATGACCAATTGCGCTTTTTTAGTAGCTCTAATTCTGAAATGGGGGTCCTGATTGTAATATATCCCTATTAACTCATATAATAGCACATTGAATTTAAATCCTATGATTCTTTCCTTGAATAGTGTGGTATCCGGTTTTTGCATGCCCAGAACCAAAAGCCCAATCAAATTTGATAATAAGGCTGCCTCTTTATGTGTGAGTACCACTTCCTTGGAAAATGACATCATTAAAAACCCAAAAAGCCTCATTTGAGGCCTTTTGATGTTGTTTTTAAAAGCGAAGCCTAAAGGAAAGCTAACGATGTAAACCAGCCCTTGGGCTTCCATACCTACAATGCTGTAAAAGTTTTTACTAGGGATTACAAGTAATGTTTTGGCCGTTATAAGCTGAACCTCTTCATTCACTTGTAGTCTGATAATGCCATATGCAACCAAAAGAATTGTAAAATGGTGTGCATAACGCCGTCTGTGAAGGTGCTCTTCAAAATACGGGTTTCCTAGCACGTAGACTTTAAGGTCTGCATACTGATATTTACGGTTCTTTCTGTTCAAGATAGCTTCAGTTTTGTTACCTCTTATCGTAAGAAAAGAACTTGGACATCATAGAAATAGAGATAAAAAGCAGGTTTAATACCGATATGAGGAAGAACACAAAAATCAGATTACGCAGATTGATGCTCACTTCCATACCGCTATCATCATGGCTTATTATTTCATCATAGCCATATAAAGATATGATGAAATAAAGGCCTATTAAATTCACTACTAACAGGACTATGGATAAGGTAATGGTTAGTTTTGACCCCATAGCTGAGACTATAAAAGAATACATGATTAATAATTTTATTGATTAATATTCAGATAGATCTCCATAGTAACACTCATTATAACGGCTGTTGTGTCATCATACGCAACTGCGCCTTGGAATTTTGCCGCTATATTAACCTTGTTTCCTACGGATACTTCCCAATCTTTGTCCTTTCTTCGCTTCTTCCTGAAGGTAGAGGAATATTTTAGCAGGGTTGTAGCGGTAAGAATACTTTCATTATCCTCACTGCTCAGGTTCACATCCGCTTTTACTGATTGCTCATAAGCTGTTATGGTGTTATAAAAGGTGTCATCATCCGAACTTTCAATAAGTGAAAGAGAGGTAGCAAAAGTGGAAAAACTTGCTTTCGCCACATCAGTTAAATCGGAATTTTCAATAAAGGTATCCAAACTACTCTCGGGATTATTCACCATATATGTCAAATCCTCCAAGGGAACTAATCCACTAAGATATGTGGTGTTACCGAGATCTTCGGTGGTGTTTTTCACTTGCAGGAAGATGTCCTCAAGGGTAGTGTAACTATAGTTTTCCGATACATAGGTCTCCAGAACTAGGTTATGGAAACTCCCTAAGGTATCGTAGTGACCTAAGCCCTTTGAAAATACGTTGGTATTCTGTTCTTGAAATTCTTTAGTTTGTGTGATTGTTTCTACTGTATATACATCATCTGTAGTACAGCTAACAAAAATAGAAAGAATCAATAAATGGGTACATAAGAAAATTTTTTTCATGGTTACGATTGTTAAAATGTGACTGATTTTTTTTCAGTTCATTTTACCCGGATAAGCAGAACCTGGATGAGCACTTGGCTAGCCTTTTTTGCTTTTGAATTCGAGACAAATCTATTGGTACAGCTATACATCTGCAACCCATTAGGTATTGATTTACCGTATTTTCGATGTGGATTTTCAAAAAATCCATACTGCTTATTTTGCTGAAAACCCAATCTTTTCAAGGGATTGCCTCACATTTAGAAAAAACTTTCCCTATTTTGAAGCATTCTTACAAGATTGTTGACTATATTTAAAGATTAGCCTATTTAAGTAGTGTAGCCCCAATTTTATTTATAATAATGATTCATAAATTTTTAATTATAGCCAGTATATGTATCGCTCAACACATATATGCCGACCAGACTTTTATAAACCTGAACGATACCCTTAGAAATCAAGATTATGATTATCTCTTTGATCGGATTGAAAGTTCTAATGGGAATCGGGTTAAACGGCGGATATATTTGGATGCCTTTCTAAAAAAAGCAAAAACTGAAAATAATTGGGAGGAAATGGTCAATGGGTATAAAAACTATTTGTATTATTCACCTGTCGATTTAAAACTCATTTACGCTGATAGTATGGTTCATACAGCCAAACTATCAAAGGATAATGCCTTAATTGGATCTTCTTATCTCTCAAAAGGGATTGTCTATTACGGGCAGAAAATGCACACCGAAGCCTTGGATGATTATCTTAAGGCCAATGAATATATAGTAAAGACCAATAACAATTACCTTAAAAATAAGGTAAAATATAACATTGCCCATATTAAGTATTACTTGGGTTTCTTTGACGAAGCTTTAGATCTCTTTCAAGAATGTCTTGCCTATTTTAAAAATGACGCGTATAGTAAGCGTGCCTATCTTAACACTTTACATTCAATTGCACTATGTTACAATAAGATTGGGGACTATGGTCTTTGTTCGGATATTAATACGCTCGGGCTCCATGAAGGCAAACGACTTTCCAATCAGGAAATGGATTCCTATTTTATCCACTTGGAGGGAATCAATCAGTACGGTAAAAGCAATTATGCAGAAGCCATAGGTAAGATTACTTATGCGATTCCTTTTATCAAGAAAAATCATGATTTTGCCAATGAAGCCGTAGGGTACTTTTATATTGGAAAGAGTTACTGGAAGTTGAAAAGACCTGAAAAAGCCATGGCTTTCTTTCGAATGGTGGACAAAACATTTACCGAAAAAAACTATATCCGCCCCGATCTTCGAGAGAATTTTGAGCTCATGATTGAATATTACAAATCTAAAGAGAATCCTAAAAGCCAACTCCATTATATAGAAAAGCTTTTAAAGGCAGATAGCATCTTACGCACTAATTTCAGGTATTTATCGGGAAAGATTCATAAGGAATATGATACCAAGGAATTACTTGAGCAAAAGAACGCTATTGAGCAGTTGCTACAAAAAAGAAAACAGGGGGATATTTTAGGTGTTTCGGCAATAGTGGTTTTGTTCTTCATGGTATTACTATTGGCACACCGTTATTTTAAAAATAAGAAACTCTACAAACAAAAGTTTGAAGAGCTTATGAGAAAGAATGACACAGATCAAGTTAAATCTTCTTCTAATAAGACCGTATTGGATATAAACCCAGACGCCGTGGCGGTTGTGTTAAAACAACTGGAGAAATTTGAACGCGATAAGAAGTTTTTGGAAAAAGATTGGACTTTGGGAAAACTTGCTGTTTCCTTTAATTCCAACAATACCTATCTTTCTAAAATCATTTTCCATTACAGAGGAAAGAAGTTTGTTGATTATCTGAACGATTTGAAGGTGGATTATGTAATTGAGTTATTAAAAGAGGATAAAAGAATGCGAAATTATACCAATAAAGCCTTGGCTGAGGAAGTTGGTTTTAGTAGTACACAACGTTTTACCAATGCCTTTGTATCTAGAACAGGTATTTCACCTACCTATTTTATTGAGGAACTTAGAAACCATTGATGGGATAGAATCGGAAAATTAAATGGTTTAACAAAAAATAAAGTTTTGTCATTTTATTAAGATTTTATAAGACAAAAAAGGAACACAAATTTGTGTTCCTTTTAAATACTATCTGATTATATAATTTGTTAAGCTTAAAATATAGATTACCAACTTTGATGCCACTTATAAATCATATTCTTCATATTGGCTAATTATGTTGCCATTTTTTGCATTAATTTTCAAAACTTTGTAGTAACCACCTTCTTTCTCAGGAAGTTTCTCTTTTAATGTCCATACTAATCTTGGGAGAAAAAGTTTATAATCATTAGAACCCTTTTTCTTTTCATAATCAATATCCCATTCACTAATAGAATATCCTTTGTCTTTAGCAATTTCACAAGCTTCTTTAACAGTAATGGCTTTACCTGTAATAACGTCTATTGCAGGTTTTAGAATTTCATCCAAGTCTTCAATTTTATCAATCCTCAGCAAGTTATCATAACATCTACAATCTACTTTTAATGAAGTTATAATGTCATTATTAGTGTCATGAATATCATATTGTAAAACATATTGATATGGGACAATCTTTAATGAATCACTATTCTTATAATTTATAGTTCGATTTTTTGATGTATAAAAATCCGAATAATAGCTATATGATGAATCTCTGTTAAATTTGATTTGAGCTATAATATCTTTAGAGTATATTTTTTTTATATAAAACTGAAAATCACTATTGCAAACTTCAAAATTGAACTTAAGATCCGTTTGCGCTAATAAATTAAAGCATGAGGAAATTGAAATAAGAAAAAACAATATATTTTTCATCTTTACTAATTTTTACTAAATACTAATCTACCTACTGAACCTCCCTTGATTTTAGCGTTTTGTTTTGGTCCAAAATTCCTTGTTGTTACTTGATTATAGCCAGCTTGACTGTTTTTTACTACATCATTATAATTCACAACTCTTCCAAACATAGCAGAAACTCCCTGAGAGTTCACAATTGGTAAGGTGTAACTTGTCCTCTCTGTTTGATTTATACCACTTCCAGTATTGTATAACCTATCTACTTTGACCATTAGCTTCCCAGGATCATTGTGATTACCTCCCAAATTATGACCAATTTCATGAGTACTAACACCTTTGTAAATTTCTGCAAGAGACGATGAAGGATTTGGTGAGTTATAAATATTATTCACACTTGAAGAATCAAGATTAATATGTCTATTATCAGCATCCCCTAAATCAGTAGACCCACCTGCTGGACCATCTGTAACAGTATTGCCATAGTAAACATTAGTGATTTTCCCGTCTGAGCCTTCTGAACTAATAACGTCTGCATAGGCTCTGTCTTTAGCTGCATCTTCATCCTTTACTTCTGTAGCAGAGAGATTAAATTTAACATGAGTTTTATTTCCATCTGCATCTTTTATTTCAAAAGCCTTACCTTTATTGTTATATGCAGCTATAGAATTATTAAATCCATCTTTTTGATCAGAATTTAAACCGTAATAATAATAATTTGCAGTAATAACATATGGATCGTCTGCTGTACCTGAACCAGTTACTATACCATCTCTACCATCTGGATCAATAGCTAAAACTGGATTATTAAAAGCGTAGCTATATGGAGACATTTTACCATAATCACTAGCATGAGGGTCTATTTGCAACATTCTTCCTATTGCTGGATCATACATTCTGAAATGATAATCATAAAGGTCAAGTCCAAGCTCTGTTTGTAGTTCTTTCCCGTTGTACTTAAGCTGG
This genomic window from Mariniflexile sp. TRM1-10 contains:
- a CDS encoding RteC domain-containing protein; protein product: MTHSIYKNTLLSISKHEEALSLKAASIIEECYQMTIFLRELLSDLKKKVQASGFNTPNDEIDFFRKIKPQVLGKLIYYNKVYRIESGCPVNNGKMYHDYFSNELQLLKQEYKDYIRNSDFYRYYKTGRTDRDHEFFRLGKLNLPIGLNSFVFEIDSQFSTYYDYKVSHIIANELLYTYLLSRITPDEIQGPFSPETPATAKDVFWTDSKNALIELIYALYVSGAISHGKIGIRKISLVFQILFRTPLGDIHHAFHRMKDRAGSKTAFLDELKSSLEEYMNKGL
- a CDS encoding helix-turn-helix domain-containing protein: MIHKFLIIASICIAQHIYADQTFINLNDTLRNQDYDYLFDRIESSNGNRVKRRIYLDAFLKKAKTENNWEEMVNGYKNYLYYSPVDLKLIYADSMVHTAKLSKDNALIGSSYLSKGIVYYGQKMHTEALDDYLKANEYIVKTNNNYLKNKVKYNIAHIKYYLGFFDEALDLFQECLAYFKNDAYSKRAYLNTLHSIALCYNKIGDYGLCSDINTLGLHEGKRLSNQEMDSYFIHLEGINQYGKSNYAEAIGKITYAIPFIKKNHDFANEAVGYFYIGKSYWKLKRPEKAMAFFRMVDKTFTEKNYIRPDLRENFELMIEYYKSKENPKSQLHYIEKLLKADSILRTNFRYLSGKIHKEYDTKELLEQKNAIEQLLQKRKQGDILGVSAIVVLFFMVLLLAHRYFKNKKLYKQKFEELMRKNDTDQVKSSSNKTVLDINPDAVAVVLKQLEKFERDKKFLEKDWTLGKLAVSFNSNNTYLSKIIFHYRGKKFVDYLNDLKVDYVIELLKEDKRMRNYTNKALAEEVGFSSTQRFTNAFVSRTGISPTYFIEELRNH
- a CDS encoding ORF6N domain-containing protein, whose product is MEHNPIITRQEIESQIYTIRGQQVMLDSDLARIYQVATKVFNQAVKRNRERFPEHFCFQLTQDEYDTINLRSQSVTSNLNYGGRRYLPYVFGESGIAMLSAVLRSDIAIKVSIEIMNAFVEMRKMLIGNASLFYRLDKIELKQLESEQKFEDIFKALESGKLHSEKGVFYNGQIFDAYTFVADIIRSAKSSIIVIDNYVDDTVLTLLGKRNDNVTATIYSKTISNQLRLDLQRYNSQYPSIEVEIFSDAHDRFLIIDTTELYHIGASLKDLGKKWFAFSKMDVELGRMLQILNKQ
- a CDS encoding type IA DNA topoisomerase, which produces MKAVIAEKPSVAREIAFLLGATEKREGYLMGGGYLVTWAFGHLIQLGMPEDYGISGFQKEVLPILPNPFLLKVRKVKKDKGYTADKGALKQLKVIEHVLTRCDGIIVATDAGREGELIFRYIYEYLKCNKPFERLWISSLTEKAIRQGFDNLKPGHDFDGLYRSAQGRSRADWLVGINASQALSIAAGNGVYSLGRVQTPTLALICRRYQENKKFAIQKYWQLELTHTKGFTDFKSLSISKWDTKNEVTDILKSIQRNGNTATVISAESKTITQQPPLLFDLTGLQKEANKKLNFSAEQTLSLAQSLYEKKFITYPRTGSKYIPEDVWPEIPHLIRALQDKDSCKEAVSKIKFGRFNKRIVNDLRVTDHHGLLITGKIPSALSAKENALYDMIALRLLEAVSGVCTKEVTDVTLQVLHYDFALKGCKVLEPGWRAIKGSFFEDTEPLQELPELKKEDALKIKEATVLEKKTRPPALYTEAGLLSAMESAGGEIENEQERKALQNLGIGTPATRAAIIETLFSRNYIQREKKSLIPTGKGLQVYELVKDKKIADVAMSAQWELALQKIENNEADVGAFQKEMETYATSITHELLQTSIAQMNLPKLVCPKCKAQQLIIRDKIVKCPDETCSWLQFRNVCGVQISIIDIESLINTGKTALIKGMKSKAGKKFNAYIVLNEKAESSFEFEKNKSYKK
- a CDS encoding DUF3945 domain-containing protein, which encodes MSDQNVEKQEAPEQLSEILLVLDKEKKKIQAVKGIDENGKLETVDATKKNQNQFMRVDKHGDFLSNFFTNFVSQLKNPTKFSFFNGPANFAVEIAEELQRRIDNPTPENKEFFKKAELKAEQKQVNKNNMETTQTTPETSEYRYQPEQIDWETMKNLGLSKEKLEKMNLLDPLLRGYKTNELVPVSLNLGRAITRMDARLSLQANDEGQVVVAIHGIRRTPNLNFPFFGHEFSKEDKDNLLQTGNMGRVVNLTNPKTGETIPSIISVDRLTNELVALRTEYIKIPEHIKDVKLDEQQKQTLMEGKPLYIEGMTSKKGDPFNASVQFNADKRYVEFLFDRSNSNQQSQSNGQNNQQNQSNEVPKVFRGKELDDAQYQKFKDGQTIYLDNLIDKKGEKYQGYITLNKETNKADFTFQHPNKLKEQAKPTEAHKTQTAVNSEGKTNEATKHTKEPLKSGQKNPDSKKQQQEQEKPKVPAKSKGRKV
- a CDS encoding PepSY domain-containing protein, with the protein product MKNILFFLISISSCFNLLAQTDLKFNFEVCNSDFQFYIKKIYSKDIIAQIKFNRDSSYSYYSDFYTSKNRTINYKNSDSLKIVPYQYVLQYDIHDTNNDIITSLKVDCRCYDNLLRIDKIEDLDEILKPAIDVITGKAITVKEACEIAKDKGYSISEWDIDYEKKKGSNDYKLFLPRLVWTLKEKLPEKEGGYYKVLKINAKNGNIISQYEEYDL
- a CDS encoding helix-turn-helix domain-containing protein, whose amino-acid sequence is MNRKNRKYQYADLKVYVLGNPYFEEHLHRRRYAHHFTILLVAYGIIRLQVNEEVQLITAKTLLVIPSKNFYSIVGMEAQGLVYIVSFPLGFAFKNNIKRPQMRLFGFLMMSFSKEVVLTHKEAALLSNLIGLLVLGMQKPDTTLFKERIIGFKFNVLLYELIGIYYNQDPHFRIRATKKAQLVIRFFDLLSKHFKKQHGVRFYATHLTVTPEHLSKTLKQITGKTSKQHINGFIIEEATFLLQNNLTIKNICKRLHFGTPRSFGRFFKRQTAVSPLAYRRKMTSI
- a CDS encoding helix-turn-helix domain-containing protein, which encodes MNIDKMEFTAWMERIMNRLDILSEDINGARKHHASIDGEELLDNQDLLQMLKISPRSLQRYRSSGKLPYYTISGKLYYKLSDIHQFLRECFTTPISKSKAKK
- a CDS encoding histone H1 gives rise to the protein MKDLLEKISSEIETFKTDAEMQLEKGNKAAGTRARKSTLALEKLLKEFRKASLEASKG
- a CDS encoding DUF1896 domain-containing protein, with the protein product MKTPPKNLSYFTLRLKELLNTSFPEHSGDKVFIHHRSRLAANAYEGAFMAGNTLPQCDEIANYILFEGLHFSKFDTVFKVICNEFDMIMADEALRPFALKMLPVCEPVFANYELTDDFTGTAAFDLCYTELTGTIALWIEENGLQ